One stretch of bacterium DNA includes these proteins:
- a CDS encoding hydrogenase, with protein MQTVIDIFLLLVLLSDLYLLSLTRLGAAIRVMAFQGVLLALLPLLPAGGILSLHGLIIAVSSLAIKAILIPRFLSHAAREVHTGLAIDSHIPYGAALLTGMGMVLVSFWVARKFALPVTVTSRLWIPVSLAAVMIGLLMLIIRKKAISQVIGYLVLENGIYILGLSLAAQMPFLVELGVLLDVFAGVFIMGIIMNHIKNYFDDLDVDNLTILKD; from the coding sequence ATGCAAACCGTGATCGATATATTCCTGCTGCTGGTACTCCTGAGTGATCTCTACCTGCTTAGCCTGACCCGTCTGGGGGCCGCCATCCGGGTGATGGCCTTTCAGGGGGTACTGCTCGCCCTGTTGCCTTTGCTCCCGGCCGGGGGGATCCTCTCCCTACACGGGCTGATTATCGCCGTGAGCAGCCTGGCGATCAAAGCGATCCTCATCCCCCGCTTTCTCTCCCACGCCGCCCGCGAGGTGCACACCGGTCTGGCGATCGACTCCCACATCCCCTACGGGGCGGCCCTGCTCACCGGCATGGGCATGGTGCTGGTCTCCTTCTGGGTGGCGCGCAAGTTCGCTCTGCCGGTGACGGTCACCTCGCGGCTGTGGATTCCGGTTTCCCTTGCCGCGGTGATGATCGGCCTGCTCATGCTCATCATCCGTAAAAAGGCGATCTCGCAGGTGATCGGATATCTGGTGCTGGAGAACGGCATCTATATCCTCGGCCTCTCCCTGGCAGCCCAGATGCCCTTCCTGGTCGAGCTCGGGGTGCTGCTCGACGTCTTCGCCGGGGTTTTCATCATGGGCATCATCATGAATCACATCAAAAACTATTTTGATGACCTCGATGTGGACAATCTGACCATTCTGAAGGATTAG
- a CDS encoding NADH-quinone oxidoreductase subunit H: protein MTLPALIFVLVSLLAAPLLTGWIVRVKAFFGGRCGAPLLQPYRDLFRLLRKGAVYSRSTSPLFWLGPMATLAATAVALCLLPLPGYTALIAFPGDLVLFAYLFAFGRFFTILAALDTASAFEGMGASREAWYAIFAELILFLALANLARFTNSLSLSQIFESHAVSINYADSPALALLVVSLFVALLTENCRIPVDDPTTHLELTMIHEVMVLDHSGPDFAFILYGAALKLWIWGMFITLVIISAFPSPNALRPLIAAGVLFVIATAVGIVESVMARLRLGQVPQMLMGAGALGLLSYIILG, encoded by the coding sequence ATGACGCTGCCTGCCCTGATTTTTGTGCTGGTCTCACTGCTGGCCGCGCCGCTGCTGACCGGATGGATCGTCCGCGTCAAGGCCTTCTTTGGAGGCCGGTGCGGCGCGCCGCTGCTCCAGCCCTACCGCGATCTCTTCCGGCTGCTGCGCAAGGGAGCGGTCTACAGCCGCAGCACCAGCCCGCTCTTCTGGCTGGGGCCGATGGCGACTCTGGCCGCAACGGCCGTGGCGCTCTGCCTGCTGCCCCTGCCCGGTTATACCGCCCTGATCGCTTTTCCCGGCGACCTGGTGCTTTTCGCCTATCTCTTCGCCTTCGGGCGCTTTTTCACCATCCTGGCAGCCCTCGATACCGCCTCGGCCTTTGAGGGGATGGGGGCCAGCCGCGAGGCCTGGTATGCCATCTTCGCCGAGTTGATCCTCTTTCTCGCCCTGGCGAATCTGGCCCGCTTCACCAATTCGCTCAGCCTCTCACAGATCTTCGAGAGCCATGCGGTCTCGATCAACTATGCCGACAGTCCGGCTCTGGCCCTGCTGGTGGTCAGCCTCTTTGTCGCCCTGCTCACCGAGAACTGCCGCATTCCCGTCGACGATCCCACCACCCACCTCGAGCTCACCATGATTCACGAGGTGATGGTGCTGGATCACAGCGGCCCTGATTTTGCCTTTATCCTCTACGGCGCGGCGCTCAAACTGTGGATCTGGGGGATGTTCATCACCCTAGTGATCATCTCCGCCTTCCCATCGCCCAATGCCTTGCGGCCGCTGATCGCAGCGGGTGTCCTTTTTGTCATCGCCACTGCCGTCGGCATAGTCGAATCGGTGATGGCACGCCTGCGTTTGGGGCAGGTGCCGCAAATGCTGATGGGGGCCGGCGCTCTCGGCCTGCTCAGTTACATCATCCTGGGATAA
- a CDS encoding proton-conducting transporter membrane subunit, with protein sequence MIAAVIVLPILFSAAAWLVRNVRLRRRLWLACSLLHVGMVISLAFQPAQPILGGWLAVDALGLLFLGIVSLLFLVSAAYGQGWLAQAHAGASQGGRDPERIFIACMLIFLSTMSLVVLSHHLGLLWVAVEATTLASAPLIFFHRTVHSLEATWKYLLICSVGIALALFGTFFLGAAASAGGREGSLLLDRLLRLGPQLDVRLTRIAFIFLLVGYGTKMGLAPMHTWLPDAHSEAPSVVSSLLSGVLLNCAFLAILRAYQICQAAGDAAFARAILLIFGLVSMLLAAVFILNQPDYKRLLAYSSVEHMGILAFGIGLGSAGYYFVLFHALNHSLTKSGLFLTAGNILSVFRTKAIGEVHGLARSHPGIGWAWVIGFLAITGTPFFGLFISEFNLLGVAVLGDRLIVAAIYLFLLTAVFIGMAAAFFPMVQGAAVNEPQEKLPALLRLLPLLLFLLTFSLGVHIPAGLDGLLRLGAAALGGGQ encoded by the coding sequence GTGATCGCGGCGGTAATCGTCCTACCCATTCTCTTCAGCGCGGCGGCCTGGCTGGTCCGGAATGTTCGCCTGCGCCGGCGCTTGTGGCTGGCCTGTTCCCTCCTTCACGTAGGGATGGTAATCAGCCTGGCGTTTCAGCCGGCGCAGCCGATCCTTGGCGGCTGGCTCGCGGTCGATGCCCTCGGCCTGCTCTTTCTCGGCATCGTCTCGCTGCTTTTTCTCGTCAGCGCCGCGTACGGGCAGGGCTGGCTCGCGCAGGCGCACGCGGGCGCGTCGCAGGGCGGCCGGGACCCGGAGCGGATCTTCATCGCCTGCATGCTGATTTTCCTCAGCACCATGTCCCTGGTCGTGCTCTCGCACCATCTCGGTCTGCTCTGGGTGGCGGTCGAGGCGACCACCCTGGCGAGCGCGCCTCTGATCTTTTTCCACCGCACCGTCCATTCCCTCGAGGCCACCTGGAAATACCTGCTCATCTGCTCGGTCGGTATCGCCCTTGCCCTCTTCGGCACCTTTTTCCTCGGGGCCGCCGCCTCAGCCGGCGGGCGCGAGGGCTCGCTGCTGCTCGACCGGCTGCTGCGCTTGGGGCCGCAGTTGGATGTGCGCCTGACGCGCATCGCCTTCATCTTTTTGCTCGTCGGCTACGGCACCAAGATGGGCCTCGCCCCGATGCACACCTGGCTGCCCGATGCCCACAGCGAGGCCCCTTCGGTGGTCTCCTCGCTGCTTTCCGGCGTCCTGCTCAACTGCGCATTCCTTGCCATCCTGCGCGCCTATCAGATCTGCCAGGCTGCCGGCGACGCCGCCTTCGCCCGTGCTATCCTGCTCATCTTCGGACTGGTCTCGATGCTGCTGGCTGCGGTCTTTATTCTCAACCAGCCCGACTACAAGCGGCTGCTCGCCTACTCGAGTGTCGAGCATATGGGCATCCTCGCCTTCGGCATCGGTCTCGGATCGGCGGGTTATTATTTCGTATTGTTTCACGCCCTTAACCATTCCCTCACTAAGAGCGGGCTTTTTCTGACAGCTGGCAACATCCTCTCCGTCTTCCGGACCAAGGCGATCGGCGAGGTGCACGGGCTGGCCAGAAGCCATCCCGGGATCGGCTGGGCCTGGGTGATCGGTTTTCTCGCCATCACCGGGACGCCCTTTTTCGGCCTCTTCATCAGCGAGTTCAATCTGCTCGGGGTTGCGGTCCTCGGGGACCGCCTCATCGTCGCCGCGATCTATCTTTTCCTGCTGACGGCCGTTTTTATCGGAATGGCCGCGGCCTTTTTCCCGATGGTGCAGGGCGCCGCTGTGAATGAGCCGCAGGAGAAACTCCCGGCCCTTCTCAGGTTGCTGCCGCTGCTGCTTTTCCTGCTCACTTTTAGTCTCGGCGTGCACATCCCGGCCGGGCTGGACGGGCTGCTCAGGCTGGGCGCCGCAGCCCTGGGAGGCGGTCAATGA